One region of Mucilaginibacter gotjawali genomic DNA includes:
- a CDS encoding pyridoxamine 5'-phosphate oxidase family protein: MLGKLNEKQIEDLLKKQVTGRLGCHADGITYVVPINYFYRDPYIFAHSAKGRKIDMMRKNPKVCFQVDDIQSVFKWQSVIAWGKYEEITDFDEKQQAMQGLIHRIMPLVDKPAEHPHHAIAEKESEIDTKIEVIVYKITLSKKSGRFENS; this comes from the coding sequence ATGCTGGGCAAGCTAAACGAAAAACAGATTGAAGACCTGTTGAAGAAACAGGTAACAGGTCGGCTTGGTTGCCATGCGGATGGCATTACCTATGTGGTACCAATCAATTACTTTTACCGCGATCCGTATATTTTCGCACATTCAGCAAAGGGGCGAAAAATTGACATGATGCGGAAAAACCCGAAAGTATGTTTCCAGGTAGATGATATTCAAAGTGTGTTTAAATGGCAAAGCGTTATTGCCTGGGGCAAGTATGAAGAGATTACCGATTTTGATGAGAAACAACAGGCAATGCAGGGGCTGATCCACCGCATAATGCCTTTGGTTGACAAACCTGCGGAACACCCTCACCATGCAATAGCCGAAAAAGAAAGCGAAATAGATACCAAAATCGAAGTGATCGTTTACAAAATTACGCTGAGCAAAAAATCCGGACGATTTGAAAATAGCTAG
- a CDS encoding TlpA family protein disulfide reductase, which produces MKKKLFNKSAITNIIIGALMVTLIISPQAKALMIEGCMKIGFFQPPTGSTVNEKENTGNTAIPYLLLKSSDGKTLNIQDLKGKVILINFWATWCPPCVAEMPSINALYKRFKNNPHIVIFPVDVDNNFSKSVPFMKKNAYALPVYNLASQMPEGYLGNAIPTTVILDKTGKMVLRHEGGADYTNKKFVEYLEGIAK; this is translated from the coding sequence ATGAAAAAGAAACTGTTCAACAAGTCTGCTATAACCAATATAATCATCGGGGCATTAATGGTGACCCTTATTATAAGCCCGCAAGCCAAAGCGTTAATGATTGAAGGCTGTATGAAGATCGGTTTCTTTCAGCCGCCGACAGGCAGTACAGTTAATGAAAAAGAAAATACCGGCAATACGGCAATACCCTACCTGCTGCTTAAATCCTCCGACGGCAAAACGCTCAATATCCAGGATCTGAAAGGCAAAGTGATCCTGATTAATTTCTGGGCCACCTGGTGCCCGCCCTGCGTGGCCGAAATGCCGTCCATCAACGCGCTGTACAAACGGTTTAAAAACAACCCCCATATCGTCATCTTCCCGGTAGATGTAGACAATAACTTCAGCAAGTCGGTACCCTTTATGAAGAAGAACGCCTACGCCCTGCCCGTTTATAACCTGGCCAGCCAAATGCCCGAAGGTTATTTAGGCAACGCCATCCCCACCACCGTCATCCTTGACAAAACCGGCAAAATGGTGTTAAGGCACGAAGGCGGCGCAGACTATACGAATAAAAAGTTTGTGGAATATTTGGAGGGGATAGCGAAGTAA
- a CDS encoding ABC transporter permease: MSHPANQLKAALTISRYSLLATLRSPTSIVFSLLFPLIFITVFGSINVGAPPAIKLAVAPGCDTSSVMYKAIKTVPNLKLLTGLSETGQSEELRKGQITAILNITADHIFTLAPHYNVHLRSSGSSGDNLSLLQTQLNETISKIDHKAFPHNPSIALLQVTKAPGRIYRNIDFILPGQLGFSLLMAGVYGSSFLLFSLRQNMVLKRLRTAPVKRRAIIAGEMLSRLFFHILSFLVMVAIGYFVFKFTLVNGFATLAEMLVFSLFGLSIFMGIGFIISGLVQNENSITPIANTVVLPQILLCGLFFPITNYPHFMEQICSALPLTLFVTGLRKIAFEGTHIWQMPLTVAGLLLWTCAIIPLSIRSFKWE, from the coding sequence ATGAGCCATCCCGCAAACCAGCTTAAGGCAGCGTTAACTATTTCAAGGTACAGTTTACTCGCTACTTTACGCAGCCCTACTTCTATTGTCTTTTCGCTGCTGTTTCCATTAATCTTTATTACCGTTTTCGGGTCAATTAACGTAGGTGCGCCGCCGGCAATAAAGTTAGCTGTAGCGCCGGGATGTGATACAAGCAGCGTGATGTATAAAGCAATTAAAACTGTTCCAAACCTTAAATTGCTCACCGGTTTATCCGAAACCGGGCAATCCGAGGAACTCCGGAAAGGGCAAATAACCGCCATCTTAAATATTACGGCCGATCATATTTTCACCCTGGCGCCGCATTATAATGTTCATTTACGGAGCTCTGGCTCGTCCGGAGATAACCTTAGCCTGCTGCAAACCCAGCTGAATGAAACGATCAGTAAAATTGACCACAAAGCCTTCCCGCATAATCCATCAATTGCTTTATTGCAGGTGACTAAAGCCCCAGGCCGCATTTACCGCAATATCGATTTTATTTTACCCGGGCAGCTGGGGTTTTCATTGCTGATGGCAGGGGTTTACGGTTCGTCATTCCTGCTGTTCAGCCTCCGCCAAAACATGGTGCTCAAGCGGTTACGCACCGCGCCGGTAAAGCGCAGGGCCATTATTGCAGGCGAAATGCTGAGTCGTTTATTTTTCCATATCCTCAGCTTCCTGGTAATGGTGGCCATTGGCTATTTTGTTTTTAAGTTCACCCTGGTAAACGGGTTTGCCACATTAGCTGAAATGCTGGTGTTCTCGCTTTTTGGTTTAAGTATTTTTATGGGCATAGGGTTCATCATCAGCGGGTTGGTGCAAAATGAAAATTCCATCACCCCTATTGCCAATACGGTAGTGTTGCCGCAGATCCTGCTTTGCGGTTTATTTTTCCCGATTACAAACTATCCGCATTTTATGGAGCAAATATGCAGTGCGCTCCCCTTAACGCTTTTTGTAACCGGTTTGCGTAAAATAGCCTTTGAGGGCACCCATATCTGGCAAATGCCCCTCACGGTTGCCGGTCTTTTGCTTTGGACTTGTGCCATCATCCCCTTATCCATCAGGTCATTCAAATGGGAGTAA
- a CDS encoding DUF4403 family protein → MKLKPRLLYALILLIFTFYSCKTLKPLAPANEQSAIPNIVQPVSNVEVPVSVDLKNYIVQAENSVPLKFADNQQACQGLSYAYTFTRTPFTITGSNNVASLKFTGSYGISASYCAKCAAVFGSGPRCIVPTVSAQCGWGDEPQRRMVISYQSTISVMPDYHLRSKTVLFPAPKPIDRCNILLGNIDVTDRLIQYLSGPLNDLGKQVDTKIAAYNIRPMVEQLWKNIATEYKMEDIGYLSINPQSVRLSSFNLSGSQLNFSVGLSAKPVVTTVSIAAPPKPLPNLTTYVPAKGFNVYLDLVENYDHLTNMVNQQVAGQKTTVAGNEFIVDHARVFGTGKQIVMQIDFSGSSTGTIYLVATPTYDPVTHILSFPDLSFDLQTKAWMLKVAKWMFNGKIVDAIRQKSAYNFTKFLADSKNRIQKQMSRDYGNNISSEVTIQDMDIQAIYPTVDKLVIRTLSNGQLKVKVVM, encoded by the coding sequence ATGAAACTAAAACCAAGGCTCCTTTACGCACTTATTCTGTTAATCTTTACCTTTTATTCGTGCAAAACATTAAAACCATTGGCGCCGGCAAATGAGCAATCTGCAATCCCAAACATAGTTCAACCGGTTTCAAATGTGGAGGTGCCCGTTTCAGTGGACCTAAAGAATTATATTGTGCAGGCAGAGAATTCCGTCCCGCTTAAATTTGCCGATAACCAGCAGGCCTGCCAGGGATTAAGCTATGCTTATACCTTCACCCGCACCCCTTTTACCATCACCGGCAGCAATAACGTTGCCAGCCTTAAATTTACGGGCAGTTATGGCATCAGCGCATCTTATTGCGCCAAATGCGCCGCTGTTTTTGGCTCCGGGCCAAGGTGTATTGTGCCTACGGTTTCTGCACAATGCGGCTGGGGCGATGAGCCGCAACGGCGGATGGTGATCTCCTACCAGTCTACCATAAGCGTTATGCCTGATTATCACCTGCGTTCAAAAACTGTTTTATTCCCGGCCCCAAAGCCAATTGACAGGTGCAATATCCTATTGGGAAATATTGATGTAACCGACCGCCTCATCCAATACCTGAGCGGCCCGTTAAACGACCTTGGTAAACAGGTGGATACCAAAATTGCCGCGTACAACATCCGCCCTATGGTGGAACAGTTATGGAAAAACATTGCCACCGAATATAAGATGGAGGATATCGGCTACCTGTCCATTAACCCGCAATCAGTTCGGCTCAGCAGCTTTAATTTAAGCGGGTCGCAGCTAAACTTTTCTGTCGGGCTCTCTGCAAAGCCGGTGGTTACTACGGTAAGCATTGCCGCGCCGCCCAAACCTTTGCCCAACTTAACCACTTATGTGCCCGCCAAAGGCTTTAACGTGTACCTGGACCTGGTGGAAAACTATGATCATCTTACCAATATGGTGAACCAGCAGGTGGCCGGCCAAAAGACCACGGTGGCAGGCAACGAATTTATTGTTGACCATGCCCGCGTCTTCGGCACGGGTAAACAAATTGTGATGCAGATCGATTTCAGCGGTTCTTCAACCGGCACTATTTACCTGGTAGCAACGCCTACGTACGACCCGGTAACGCACATCCTCTCGTTCCCCGACCTGAGCTTCGACCTGCAAACCAAGGCATGGATGCTTAAAGTGGCCAAATGGATGTTTAATGGCAAAATAGTGGATGCTATCCGACAAAAGTCCGCCTATAATTTCACTAAGTTTTTGGCCGACAGCAAAAACCGCATCCAAAAACAAATGAGCCGCGACTATGGCAATAACATCAGCTCCGAAGTAACCATACAGGATATGGATATCCAGGCCATTTATCCAACGGTGGATAAGCTGGTGATCCGCACCCTGTCAAACGGGCAGCTGAAGGTAAAGGTGGTGATGTAA
- a CDS encoding S8 family peptidase, producing the protein MTQYIVTADLLNVRRETPQSLTDPNVVGTVNKGHAFDGTPVPANQLTNPDLGPFIKDNISGNVVSGAFVMAGDENGSLIPTSQSDIDTFNNNAKFPPTLINWNSRVVKLPAEIRNTLGSGIRVAVLDTGIERTHIDLAQNLVDSVDFTDAEAGDSDQVGHGTEMASLIAASAYFAGIKGITGVAPQAKIYSAKVMYDEGGPGDNDPKIFLSVENGLSHVLQKNVDIVNMSIGRPPAFPFPDVKKGITNMISQNTTTVFFAATKEISQINSASDLLDIFPANIENVIPVCTLTKELVNEYWDQLPIPLIIIPVFKPWACDIQVNQYYSQNSGSSISTALMAGITALILSHNSSVIRTKQGIIDELKKYTSNIDEAFSNIGNEIHLILKS; encoded by the coding sequence ATGACACAATACATTGTAACCGCTGATTTATTAAACGTTAGGAGGGAAACCCCGCAAAGTCTTACTGATCCGAATGTTGTGGGGACAGTAAATAAGGGCCATGCTTTTGACGGAACTCCAGTTCCAGCCAATCAACTGACTAATCCTGATTTAGGGCCTTTTATTAAGGATAATATTAGCGGGAATGTTGTTTCGGGCGCCTTTGTGATGGCCGGAGATGAAAATGGTTCTTTAATCCCGACATCCCAAAGTGATATTGACACTTTCAACAACAATGCCAAATTTCCACCAACCTTAATTAATTGGAATAGTAGAGTTGTAAAACTTCCGGCTGAAATAAGAAATACCTTAGGTAGCGGGATTAGAGTTGCAGTTTTGGATACCGGGATCGAAAGGACGCATATAGACTTAGCTCAAAACTTAGTTGATTCAGTAGATTTTACAGATGCGGAAGCCGGGGATTCAGATCAAGTGGGCCACGGAACCGAAATGGCGTCTTTAATAGCGGCAAGCGCATATTTTGCTGGCATCAAAGGGATTACAGGCGTAGCTCCACAAGCGAAAATTTATTCGGCAAAAGTTATGTATGATGAAGGTGGTCCCGGCGACAATGACCCCAAAATATTTCTGAGTGTGGAAAATGGACTGAGTCATGTTTTACAAAAAAATGTTGACATAGTTAATATGTCAATCGGACGTCCTCCAGCATTCCCTTTTCCAGATGTCAAAAAGGGAATTACCAACATGATTTCTCAGAATACTACAACTGTTTTTTTCGCGGCCACAAAGGAAATTAGTCAAATTAATAGTGCATCCGATTTATTAGATATTTTTCCAGCTAATATTGAAAATGTTATTCCCGTTTGCACATTAACAAAAGAACTTGTCAATGAATATTGGGATCAACTGCCGATACCCTTGATAATAATCCCTGTTTTTAAACCATGGGCCTGTGACATCCAAGTTAATCAATATTATTCTCAAAATTCCGGCAGTAGTATTTCTACTGCATTGATGGCCGGGATTACTGCGCTCATCTTAAGTCACAATTCATCCGTCATTAGAACTAAACAAGGAATTATCGACGAGTTGAAAAAGTATACTTCGAACATAGATGAAGCCTTTAGTAATATCGGAAACGAAATTCACCTAATCTTAAAAAGTTAA